The DNA window ACGCGGGCGTTCAACGGGGCCAGCGCCTCGTTGGTGACCTTGGTGGTCAGCTCCTGCAGGCGGCCGGTCTCGGCCAGCATCGCGTCGAAGCTCGACTTCAGGAAGTCGTTCTGCAGCTCGACGACTTCCTGCAGGGTCTTGGCGGCCAGCAGGGCCTTGCCGGTGGTGATCGACTTGTCCAGCGCTGACTGGCCGTAGGCGACGACCTCGCGGCCCAGATCCTCGGCGCCCTTGGCGGCGATGGTGCTGCTGGCGATCAGCGCCTCGACATTGGCCTTGCTGGTCGCCTGCAGATCCTCATAGCTCTTCAGCAACTGGGCGGCGGTCTTCTCGAACTGCTCCTTGGCGGCGGTCGCGGTCTGCTCGAACTGCTTGACCGTCTGCTCCTGGCCGGCCTTCACCAGACCCTCATACTGTTCCTTGGCCTGGGCGGCGACGGTTTCGATCGACTTCGGCGTGAACTGGTTCATGACGCGCGTTCCTTCCTGGCTGATGCCGACGTTTGGAAGATGGGCCCGGCCGCCGCGGAGCGGGGCGCGATGCCTGCCGGCAGCGGTTTGCGTTGCGTTTATCCGTTGTGCATCCGGCCCGGCCGGTCCCCGAAGCCGCGATCCGGCCCCAGGAATGCTGCACTGCAATATGAGGATTTTATGGGCTAAGCAGAGGGCGGTGTCAACAGTCCGTTCGGTAAGTGTCCGACTGACCTTTTGCGCCGCACCATACTCCGATTGCGTGAAACTCCGATGAACGCAGTGTCGCGGACGTTGCCGGCGGGGGCTGCGGTCGCGGAAGCGGCGGCAACTCCTTAACGAAGGATTTACCGGCGGTGGGACAAGTGTAGCGTGACCGTGGGCGGGATTCGCCTCGGCCAATGGTCAGGTGCGGCGCTTGGACGCGGCGCTCCGGACCGTCCGCTTTCCAGGCCGCATCTTCGGGATCCACATCGATCATGACCTATTGCCTTGGCATCAAGACCCGCGACGGCCTGATCGGTCTGTCGGACGGCCGCATCACCAGCGGGTCGCAGCTTTCGTCGGCCCGCAAGGTGACGATGATGGGCAGCGGCGGCGACCGCTTCTTCATCATGAACTCCGGCCTGCGCAGCGTGCGCGACAAGACGCTGGCCTATCTCCGCCGCGACATGCAGAAGCGCCGGGGCGAGGCCTATTCGACCATGCTGGATGCCGTGTCGGCCTTCACCGCCTGCCTGCGGCAAGTTGCCGCGGAGGATAAGGAATCGCTGGAGGCGTCGAAGCTGCACTTCAACCTGCACGCCATCATCGGCGGCCAGCTTGCCGAGGACCGGGAACCCTACATGTTCCTGGTCTATCCGGAAGGCAACTGGATCGAGGTGGACGAGCGTACGCCCTACCTGTCGATCGGTGCCACCGCATATGGCAAGCCGATCCTCGACCGGGCCCTGACCTACGGCACCGACATGCAGACGGCGCTGAAGCTGGCCTACCTGTCCTTCGACAGCACCCGCTTTTCCAGCAACGACGTCGGCTTTCCCATCGACATGGTGTCCTACCATGCGGAGTCGCGCAGTTGGCGCCAGTCGAACTACGACTATGACGACCTCAGCGAACAGCGCCAGTGGTGGAACCGCAACCTGACCGAACTGGCCCGCCGCATGCCCGACGGTCCCTGGGTCGAGACTCTGGTGCCCGACAGCCTGCGCCCGCGACTGATCACCGAAGAGCCGGCCTGAGGGGAGCCGGCCTGAGGGAAGGCGGCTTCAGCGGTTCAGTCCGCCGGAAGGGCGCTGAGCATCAGCGCCCCGAAGGGGGCGGTCGGGCCCACCAGTCCATAGTGACCCTGTCCGTCGCGGCCGAGCTGGATTTCGAAGAAGACGCCGCCGTCCGCCAATTGGCCGGCGGAGGGCAGGGTGCGCGGCGCGTCCTCCGGAGCCGGCAGGGCGGGGAAGGCGACGCCCGTCGGGTCGATGCCGCGCAGAAGGCCGGGGAACCGGGCATCGGTGAAGCGGCTGGACGGGTAGGGGTAGGCGGTGAAGAACCACTGTCCGGCGCGGCAGCCGTTGATCAGCCAATAGAAGCCGTTCGATGGAAGCCGCAGCCCGTGCGGCGGCGGGTCGAACGCCCCGTCTTCGCGCAGGCGGCCGATGAAGCTGGCGTACTGCGCGGCGCTCAGCTGCAGCGTCGCCTTGCGGCCGCGGGCGGCGGAGAAGGGATCGGCCGGCGTGATGCGGGCGAGGTCGGCCGCCTCGATCACATGGGCTTCCACCGCGGCGCCGCCGCGTTCGGGATCGCCGACGACATCGTATGTCCGAACATGACGGTTGTAGTCGGCGTTGAAGACCAGGCGGAAGCGGTCGGTCCCGTCCCTGCCGCAGTGCATCCTCAGATCGTCGCCGTTGAGATAGCTGAACCAGGTCAGCTTGCGCGCCACCGGATTGTCGGTCGGCCCGGCGGAGGTGCAGCCGGCGAGCGCCAGCAGGCATGCCGCCATGGATATCGCCGCGCGGGCCGCGGTTGCACGGCGGGGGAGACCGCGGCGGGGGCCGCCGGGGGAAAAGGCGTCGGCCGGAATGGTTGTTCCCGGTGCGCTTGTATCCGGGACGCTTCTTTGATGACCACGGCTCATTGTCGCTTGCCTCGCGTCAGCGGCCCCTGGTAGGTGGAGGGCGCAGGTCGCGGCGGCAAGCCCGATCTCCGGGCTGCGGCCGATCGGAAGGCGCCGGTAATCCGTCTGCCCCCTTGCCGCAACCCCTCCGCTTGCGTGCCGTCCTCCGCGGTCTTCCCCGTCATCCTCCGTCAGCCAGGACCCGCCATTTTGGACACAGACACTGCCAAAAGCCAAAGCAAGAAATTAACGAATTCCTGCTAGACACTGATTTCGCACGAATTTACCATTGAACCAAGCACCAAAATCTAGCGGTTGGCGGGGCCATCATGAGTGTAACGCGCAACACCGTTCGTAACGGATTGTTTCCGTTCGCCTTTCGCGGAACGGATACGGCCGGCGGGCGGAGTTTGGCGGGTGTGGGACGCCATTTCCTCGCGGCCGCCGCGCTGCTTGGCATGGTGGCCGTCGGGTCGGGCCTCTCCGCGGCCGAAGCGCTGGCGGCGAAGGCCGCGGCCATCGTGGTCGATGCCCGGACCGGGCAGGTGCTGATCGACCAGGACGCCGACGCCATCGTCCACCCGGCGTCGCTGACCAAGATGATGACGCTGTATCTCGCCTTCGACGCGCTGGAGGACGGTCGCCTGTCTCTCGACCAGCAGTTGCCGGTTTCCTCCTTCGCGGAGAGCATGACGCCGACCAAGCTCGGCCTGCGCGCCGGCCAGACACTGAAGGTCGAAACCGCGATCCTCGGCCTCGTCACCAAGTCGGCCAACGATGCCGCGGTCGTCCTGGCGGAGGCGCTGGGCGGCACCGAGTCCCGCTTCGCCGAGATGATGACGCGCAAGGCGCGCGAGCTGGGCATGCGCCGCACCGTCTACCGCAACGCGTCTGGCCTGCCGAACATGGAGCAGGTCACGACCGCCCGCGACTATGCGATGCTGTCGCGCGCCCTGATGCGCGACCATGCCAAATACTATCCCTATTTCAGCCGCCGCAACTTCGTCTATGGCGGCCGCACGCTGGCCAACCACAACCACCTGATGTCCCGTTACGAGGGGATGGACGGCATCAAGACCGGATACACCGTCGCGTCGGGCTTCAACCTTGCCGCCTCGGCGGTGCGCGACGGGCGCCGGCTGGTCGGCGTGGTGATGGGCGGCAAGTCGGCCGGGTCGCGCGACAACAAGATGGCGGCGCTGCTCGACCAGGCGTTCGGCCGGCCCAGCCGTGGCCGCGACGACGGGCCGGTGATGGCCAGCCTCGACACCACGCGGTCCGACGCTGTCGACGGCGAAGGGGATGACGACGACGAGCCGGTGGTGAAGGCCAGGCCGGTGCGCGCCGCCGTGCAGATGGCCGCGATTCCCGCCGCCCCGGCAAGGGAGAGCAAGGCCGCGCGCGATGCCGGGTCGCATTGGGGTGTGCAGGTCGGCGCTTTCTCCAGCCGTGCCGCCGGCAACAAGGCGGTCAGCCAGGCGGTCAAGCAGGCCCCCTTCATCCTGCGTGCGGCCAAGGCCAGCGTGGTGGAGGCCAAGACCGGCAAGGACACCGTCTATCGCGCCCGTCTGACCGGTCTCGACGAGAAGGATGCGCGCAAGGCCTGCGCGGTCCTGACGAAGCACGGCCACCATTGCGTCGCCGTGTCGCCCGGCGAGCGCGGCTGACCGGCACTCAGCCCGCGGGTCAGGCCGGGGGGATCACCCCCGCGCCGCCGCGGCGCAACGATCCAGAAACGCCAGGGCAGGCGCCAGCGCGTCGGTGAGTTCGGCAATCCGCCGCGGCAGGTCGGCAGCGCTGCCGTCCTCCAAGGCCGCCTCCACTGCGGACTCCAGGGCCGCCTCCAAGGCGCGGGCGGCGCGGCGCAGGGCGAGGCAGCCATACTGGCCCGACACGCCGGCGATCTTGTGCGCCATCGCCCCGGCAGTCGTCCGATCCCCATTCCGCAAGGCTTCGCCGAGCGTCCGATCGTGATGGCGCAGCACGGCCGCCGTCTTGGCGATCAACTCGGCGGCACGGGCGGCGGGCAGCATGTCCCGCATCGTCGCGATGGCGCTTTCGTCGAAGTCGGGCTCGTCCACCGGCGCTGCGGCTTGCGGCGAGCCTGCCAATGCGGCGGCCAGGCTGTCCAGCTGCAAGGGCTTCGCCAGGATGCCGTCGGCGCCGCAGCCGGCGCAGCGGTCGCGGCCATCGGCGGTGATGCTGGCCGTCAGCATCAGGATCCGCGGGGAGCTGCCGGCCGGCCGGCCGCGGATGGCGCGGACGGCCTCGTCGCCGGGCAGGCCGGGCAGTCCCAAATCCATCAGGATCACGTCGAAGGCGATCTGTGCGGCGGCCGCGACGGCGGCCGGGCCATCCTCCACCGCCACCACCCGATGGCCGGCACGCTCCAGCAGGGTGCGGGCGGCAAGGCGGGTGACCGTCTCGTCTTCCGCCAGCAGGATGTGCAAGGGGGGCATTCCGGTCCACTCTTCCCGGTTGATGAGAGTGCCGCAGTCTAGCCGCTTCTCCGGCGGCGCGCACCCACACCATGAGACAGTGTCGGATAGGGGGCGTCACACGGTGGGGGAAGCCTGGGTGAACATCGGATCCTCGATCCGGTGCAGGCGCCCGGCGCCGGTCATCGCCGCGCGCAGCAGCAGGGTCTTGCGGCGGGCGGCGGCCAGCTTGCTGACCGGTGCCTCGCGCAGGATCTCGGCGCCATAGGCGTCGGCGACCATCAGCCCGCAATCCTCCGGGATCAGCTCGGTCGGGAATCCGTCATCGACGGCGAAATAGAAGGCATCGCACCATTCGCGATACTCCTGCCATTTCTGGTCGGACCGGAAGTCGGGAACGCCGCTCTTCACCTCGACGATCAGGATGCAGCCGGACTCGTCGATGGCCAGTACGTCGGCCCGCCGTCCGCTCGCCAGCCGGAATTCGGTCAGGGTGGCATAGCCGCGTATCGCCAGCGCCCGTCGCACGCCGCGGAAGATCGGCACAGCTCCGCCGGCTGACAGGGCTGAGTCGTCATCGGAAACCGGAACGGCAAGGTCGTCGCTCATTGGCGCTGCGCCACCACTGGAAAACAGAACGGTTCGGGAACGATGGGGACACAATGCCGCGTCGGCCCGGCGGCGCCAAGGGGCAAAAAGAGTATGGCGGGCTGCGCCCGGTCCAAACCCGTCTCAGCCCGGAATGACGATCTGGGGCAGGGGAACCGGCCGGCAACGGTCGCGCGGCAGGCTGCGGTCAGCGGGAAACACCAGAACGACGGCGGTGCCGACTCCCGGCTCGCTGGTCAGCTCCAACCGGCCGCCATGCATTTCAGCCAGCCGCTTGACGATCGGCAGACCCAGCCCGGTCCCGCGGGAATTGCGGGCGATGGTGGAATCCTGCAGTTCGAAGGGGTGGAGGATCCGGGGAAGATCGGCGGTCGGGATGCCGACGCCGGTGTCGGCCACCATCAGGCCGATCCCGCCGTCCGGCATCAGCTGTGCCGTCAGCACCACCTCGCCGCCCGGCCGGGTGTGGGTAACGGCGTTGGACAGCAGATTGGTCAGCATCTGGGTCAGTGCCTGGGCGTCTCCCTGCAAAAGCGGAAGGTCGGCCGGCACCTCGCGGCGCAGGCGGATCTCGCCGTCGGCCGCGACCTCCTGCAGCGCGTTGGCGACCTTGAGCGACAGGGCGTCCAGATCCACCCCCTCCTCGGCCATCGGCATGACGCCGTCCAGGCGCGACAACTCCAGGATATCGTCGATCAGGGCCAGCAGATGGCTCCCGGCATCGCGGATGTCGCCGACATAGCTGCGGTAGCGCGGGTTGCCCAGCGGCCCGAACGGCTCCGACAGCAGCATCTCGGAAAAGCCCAGGACGGCGTTCAGGGGCGTTCGCAGCTCGTGGCTCATCTGCGCCAGGAAAGCGCTCTTGGCGCGGCTGGCACTTTCCGCCTCGCTGCGGGCGGCGCGCGCCTCCGCCTCGCGGACGCGCATCCGTTCCTCGTTCAGCTTCAGCGTGGTGACATCGGTGTAGTGGACCAGCACGCCGCCGGGCACCGCATGTTCGCGGCTGAGCAGCCAGCGGCCGTCTGCGAGAGGCACGGCAACCGGAGGATCCTGCCGGCGATGCCGTTCCAGCCGCTCCTTCAGCCAGGCCTCGCGGTCCTCCTCCGTGGTCAGGCGGGGGTCGGACAGGGCGAAGCAGCGGGCCAGTTCCTCGAAGGGCACGCCGGGCACCAGCCGGTCGGCAAGGGCGGGCATGATCTTCTTCAGCCGGCTGTTGGCGTGGACGAGGCGGTCGTCATGGTCGAACAGGGCAAAGCTCTCGCCGCTGTGCTCCAGTGCCGCGGTCAGGCTTTCGGCCAGCGCTTCGGCCACGGAGGGCGCTTCCGGGCCAAGGTCGGTCAGGATCGCGCTGAGTCCGCCGGGCGCCGGGGCCGCCACCACCCGCCAGCGCACGGGAATGCCGCCGCGCCGCGCCGCAACCGTCCGTTCCACCGGTTCATGCAGGGCATCGGCCAGCACCGCGAACAACCCGGGGCAGTCGGCATCGGTCGCATCGCCGCGCAGCCTGCGGCCGGCCAGCGGTGAGGCGCCCAGCAGCCGTTCCGCCGCCGCGTTGGCCGACCGCCATTCCAAATCCGTCAGCACGCCGGTGCAGTCGCGGTGGGCCTTGAGAAGGGCGATCGCGACCGGCAGCCGCATCATTGCCGACAGGCAAAGATCATCGGGCAGGACTTCCCCTGCAGCCGCCCGGCCGCTTTCCCCATCGTCGCAAGTCTCCGTGTCGCATTCCATCCAACCATCATTGCGTCCCATTCCTAAAAAACGCTGAAGGCCAAGCCTGAAGTGGCGACGATTATTTGTCGAATTGTGACAGAAAGCCTTCTTTGCAGATGGTTTCTATCCGATTTACCGAAAAAGCAACAAAAGTTCTGATTGTGTGGAGCGTCATGAACTTCGCGCCATCTCTGCCCAACGGCGGGCTTTGCAGCGGGCGATGGCTTCCATACTCTGGTAACTCCACAGCGTGATCGGTACTGGGGCGTTATGGTTTGGATGCAGGTGACGCCATGAACGTCAGCCAAGACGATGCCGACGGCTCGGCGCCGCCGATTCTGGTGTTCGGCGCCGACGGACGGCTGGCCGACTGGTCTCCGGCGGCCGCAGCCTTGCCGGGTCTGGCCGGCCGCCTTGCGGGAGGCATGCCGGCCGCCGATCTGGCGGAGCAGTCCGGGCCGGGGTGGACGGTTGTCCCGCTGGCCGGTGGCGGGGCGGTATGGCGGCTCGCCTCCCTCGCATCCTCCCTCCCGATTTCCACGTCCGCCTCCGCGGATGCACCCGCCCCTGCGCCGGCCGTACAGCCGATGCAGGACCCGGCGGGCCGTCTGTTCGCGGCGGCAAGCCATGACCTGCGCCAGCCCCTGGCGGCACTGTCCCTGCTGATCGGCACGCTGGACGGCCGGTTGACGGAGGGGCGCACGGCGGCAGCGGAGCGGTCGGGGCGCGACCTGCTGCACTCGATGGCCCAGGCGGTGGAGTCCATGCGCAGCATGGTCGATGGCCATTTCGATCTGGTCCGCCTGGAAAGCGGCCTGATCGAGCCGGATATCCGCACCCATGCCGTCAACGGGGTGCTGATGCGGCTGGCGCTGGACGTGGCGCCGCGCTTCGCCGACCGTGGCGTGCACTTCAGCGTGATGCCCTGTTCGTCGATGGTGCGGACCGACTCCGCCCTGCTGGAGCGCCTGCTGCACGGGCTGGTCGCCAACGCCTTGCGCGTCACGGTGCGTGGCCGGGTTCTGGTCGGCTGCCGCGCCCGCGGCGGTCGCCTGCGGATCGAGGTGTGGGACAGCGGCCGCGGCCTGTCCGCGCAACGGCTGGTGGCGTTGAGGGCGGAACTGGGGTACCCGGCCGGGGAGGGGGCCGGTGCGCTGGGGCTGGACCTGACGCTGGTCCGCGGTCTGGCACGCAAGCTCGGCCTGGGGCTGGAGGTGTGTGCGGCGGAGGGGCGGGGCACCGTCTTCGCTGTGATCGTTCCGCGCTCCGTCGAGGCGGCAGAGGGCACCGGCAGAGAGGAGCCGCCCGCCTCAGCCGTGCCGGAGAGCGGCGGGGCCGACATCAGCCGGACCCGCATCCTGGTGATCGAGGACGATCCGATGGTGCTGGCGGCACTGGAGGCGCTGCTGGGCCAATGGGGGTGCAGCGTGGTGGGTGCGGACTCCTATGACGCCGCCGTCGAACGGATCGGCCCGAGGCCCGACCGATTCGACCTCATCATCTCCGACCTGCGGCTTAAGGGCGCGGCGAATGGCATCGTCGCCATCCGGCAGATCGCCAAGCTGTTCGACCGTCCGGTGCCCGGAATGATCCTGACCGGCGATACCGATCCGAAGCGGCTGCGCGAGGCCCGTCTGTCCGGCTATCCGTTGCTCCACAAGCCGGTGGCGCCGCTGGCCTTGCGCGCGGCCGTCATCCGTCTGCTTGGGCACGACCCGCTTTGATAATATTGACGCTAAACCAACGGCTGAGCCGGTAAGGTCGGGAAGGGATGGCGGGGGAGGGCTTCAGTCATTGCTGCATCGCAATGAAATTCTTGAAACATAGACGGTATCAATGCAGCAAAATGCGACAGAGATATCTTAATAATCGCTTATCTTGACGAGTTTCGATCCTCCGATAGTTAGATCCTCCTCCCTCTTTCGTTTGATATGAATCTTTAACATACCCATTTATGACTTTCCCTCGCTATGATTGAGTTGTGCGGGACGGAGGGCTATCGGATGAATCGGCGATTTCGGGGGGAGGTGCGGGCAGGCAAGGTGATTCCGACCATTGTCTTCGCCGGCCTTTTCCTATCCCTCAGCGCTTTCCTTCTGATCCGTGCCGCGACCGGCGATGCCGAGCATGCCCTGGCCGACCGTCAGGCCATCCAGCTCCACGATGAACTCAAGGCCCGCTTCGATCACCAGAGCGTCCTTCTGCGCGCGCTGAGCGGCCCCTTGGCCGGGCCGGATCCGGTGACGGAGGCGAGCTTTTCTTCGGCGGTCAAACCCCTGCTTCCGCTTTATCCCAATCTCCGCGCTGTCGTCTGGTCACGGCGGATGGCTGAACGCGACCTTCCGCTGCTGGAGCGGGCGATGCGGTCGGCCGGCCATACCTCCTTCGCCGTCCGCAATGCCGCCGAGGATGCGGACGTGGAACCCGGCGCCGACCGCTTCGTGAATGTGCTTGCCGAACCCGAATCGGCGGCGGGCCTGGTCGGTCTGGATATGGCCAGCCTGCCCGGTCAGCGCGACGTGCTGGTCCGGGCCTGTGCTGCCAATCGCGTGGTCGCGGCCGAAAGCGAGCCGCTGCAGGCGGAGTTCGGACAGGATTCCGCACTGATCTACCTGCCGGTCTATGCGCGCGACATCGATGCCGGAGAGGGGCGGTCCGCCGTCCGCACGGTCTGCGAGGTGCTGACCGGTTTCCTGTGGACCAGCTTCGACGTCGGCCAACTGCTGCGCGATGCGGTTCTGCGGGTGGGGCTGACCGTTGGCGACGCCTATCTGCTGGATCCAAAGGCCGAGGCACCGCGCCTGCTTGCCGCTGAAGGGGCGCTGAGGCGTCCCGGCGAGCTTTCGCATTCTCCGATCCGGCCGCTGACGGTGGATCGGCTGACCGGGGAGGCGGCAAAGCGGGCCATCGTCCGCGACATCGCCTATGGCGGGCAGGTGTGGCGGCTGTACGTGGTGCCGGGGCCGGTGCGGCTGTTCAGCACCGATGACCGGCTGGCCTGGACCATGCTGATCGGCGGGCTCCTGCTGACTGCCGGTGCCGCCGCCTATGTGCTGCGCGAGGCGCGGACGAAGCGCCTGCTGCGCACCGAGGCGCGTGCCCGCGCCGCCATGGCCCGCGCGCTGCGCGAAAGCGAGGAGCGCTTCCGGCTGGCCCTGCGCCATTCCAAGGTGACGCTGTTCACCCAGGACCGGGACCTGCGGCATCTGTGGGTCTACTGCCCGCAGCCCGATTTCCGTCCGGAACGCATGATCGGCCGCACCGATGCCGAACTGTTCCCGCAGGATGCCGACCGGCTGATTCCGGTGAAGCGGTCGGTGATCGAACGCGGGATCGGTGCGCGTTGCGAGGTGGAGATGACCTATAACGGCCGCCGCCGCGCGCTGGACCTGTCGGTGGAACCCATGCGCGACGACACCGGGGCGGTCTGCGGCATCATCTGCGCCGCGGTCGACATGACGGAATCGGTGGAAATCCGCGAGGCTCTGGCACGCGCCCATGCCGCGGCCGAGCGTGCCAACCAGGCCAAGAGCCGCTTCCTGGCCGCCGCCAGCCACGACCTGCGCCAGCCCTTCCAGGCGATGAGCCTGTTCCACCATATCCTGTTGAGCAAGCTGTACGATCCCCAGCAGGTGGAGGTGGCGAACAAGCTGGGTGAGGCGCTGAGCGCCGGCAACGCGCTGCTGTCCACCCTGCTCGACACCTCCGCGCTGGAGGTCGGCAACGTGAAGCCGCGGGTGGTCGAATTCGACGTGCAGGACATCCTCGGCCGGCTTTCCATCGAGATCGGCGATCAGGCGGCCGACCGTGGGCTGGAACTGAGGATGGTGCCCTGTTCCGCCAGGGTCCGCAGCGACCCGATCCTTTTGGAGCGGATGGTGCGCAACCTTCTGGTCAATGCCCTGCGCTACACCACCGAAGGGCGGATCCTGCTGGGCTGCCGGCGCCGTTGCGACAGCGAGGGCGGCGACCGCCTGTCGATCGAGGTATGGGACACCGGCCCCGGCATCGCCGAAGCCGAGATGACGGCGATCTTCGAGGATTTCTACCGCTGCGGCACCGACCAGCGCGACAGCGGGCGCGGCCTGGGGCTCGGGCTGTCGATCGTCCGCCGCATGGCCCAGATGCTGGACCATCCCGTCACCGTCCGGTCGCGGGTGGGGTACGGCACCGTCTTCGCCGTCAGCGTCCCGCGTCTCGTCCAGCATTGCCCCTGCGTGGCCGCCGCGGACTGAGCGGGCGGCCGCGCGCCCGCATTGCGGCGGCCAGCGGCCATATCGGTCATGACGCAGCGCGCAATGGCGGCAGTCCTGCCCATCGATCCGCTTTTCCTGTCCGCAGACGCGCAAGTTTCGGTTATGCTGCGGTTGCTCACTGCGCCGAAACGAACCCAGTAACCCAACTGCAACAATAGCTTGGCAACTTTATTGATGTAGGTCATTGGGCCTGCTGCCCATGGGGGCTATTTCTTTCGCACAAGCACACTCCTTGGGAAATCACCTGGAGAGTGAAGGTTCCGCTTCGGCGGGACCCAACAAGACGGGTTCCGGCCCGACGCCGTCGGTTCGCCTCAGCGGGCGCCGCGGCGCGGGAACCGGGATCGGGAGGATACGGCCTGCCGCGGCGACGGGTGCCCCATTCCAGGGGCATCCGTCCCGGTCTCCGGCATACGGGTTTGCCTGCGGACGGGCTTTCGTCCGTCGGGCGGTCCGTTGGTCGGGCGCCGCGATCCTTTTGAGGAGCTTTGAGATGGACACCGTCACCGCCGCCCTCCCCGTCGTTCCGGCGGGCCGCAGCGGCATCGTTCCGACCGGCAAGAACGGCAGCACCATGATCGAAAACGTCACGTTCGAGGAAATCCGCATCGGCCAGCAGGCCAGCCTGTCCCGCCGGCTGACCATGTCCGACATCGAGCTGTTCGCCACGGTGTCCGGTGACCTGAACCCGTCCCATGTGGACGAGAACTATACCGCCGACCACAAGGTGGTCGGGCACGGCATGTGGTCCGGTTCGCTGATCTCCGCGGTTCTCGGCACGCTGCTGCCCGGCCCCGGCACCGTCTATGTCGGCCAGGATCTGCGCTTCGAGCGTCCGGTCCTGCTGGGCGACATCGTCACTGTGACGGTCACCGCCCGGTCCAAGGACGCGGAGCGCAAGACGGTCGTCTTCGACTGCCTCGCCGCCAACCAGGACGGCAAGACGGTCGCGACCGGCGTCGCCGAGGTGATCGCCCCGACGGAGAAGTTCCGCCGCGCCGCGGCGGAACTGCCGCAGGTGCAGGTGATCCGCCATGACGGCCACGAGCTGATGCTGAAGAAGTGCGAGTCGCTGCCGCCGGTGCCGACCGCCGTCGTCCATCCCTGCGACGAAAGCTCGCTGCGCGGCGCCGTCGAGGCGGCCGAGGCCAACCTGATCGACCCGGTTCTGGTCGGTCCGGAAGCCAAGATCCGCTCGGTCGCCGACACGTACGGCCTGGACATCTCCCGCTACCGCATCGTCGACGTCGCCCACAGCCATGCCTCCGCCGAGACCGGCGTCCGCCTTGCCCGCACCGGCGAGTGCGAGGCGGTGATGAAGGGCAGCCTGCACACCGACGAGTTGATGGGCGAGGTGGTTCGGAAGGAGACCGGCCTGCGCACCGGCCGGCGCCTGAGCCACGTCTTCGTGATGAATGTCCCCACATATCCGCGTCCGCTGCTGATCACCGATGCGGCGATCAACATCTACCCGACGCTGGAGGACAAGGTCAGCATCGTCCAGAACGCCATCGACCTCGCGAAGGTTCTGGGCACCGAGGTTCCGCGCGTCGCCATCCTGTCGGCAGTCGAGACCATCAACACCAAGATCGCCTCGACGCTGGAAGCCGCGGCGCTGTGCAAGATGGCCGACCGCGGCCAGATCACCGGCGGCATCCTGGACGGCCCGCTGGCCTTCGACAACGCGATCAGCCGCGAGGCCGCCATCACCAAGGGCATCAAGTCCGAGGTGGCCGGTCAGGCCGACATCCTGCTGGTTCCCGACCTGGAAGCCGGCAACATGCTGGCCAAGCAGCTGTCC is part of the Azospirillum lipoferum 4B genome and encodes:
- a CDS encoding ATP-binding response regulator; amino-acid sequence: MNVSQDDADGSAPPILVFGADGRLADWSPAAAALPGLAGRLAGGMPAADLAEQSGPGWTVVPLAGGGAVWRLASLASSLPISTSASADAPAPAPAVQPMQDPAGRLFAAASHDLRQPLAALSLLIGTLDGRLTEGRTAAAERSGRDLLHSMAQAVESMRSMVDGHFDLVRLESGLIEPDIRTHAVNGVLMRLALDVAPRFADRGVHFSVMPCSSMVRTDSALLERLLHGLVANALRVTVRGRVLVGCRARGGRLRIEVWDSGRGLSAQRLVALRAELGYPAGEGAGALGLDLTLVRGLARKLGLGLEVCAAEGRGTVFAVIVPRSVEAAEGTGREEPPASAVPESGGADISRTRILVIEDDPMVLAALEALLGQWGCSVVGADSYDAAVERIGPRPDRFDLIISDLRLKGAANGIVAIRQIAKLFDRPVPGMILTGDTDPKRLREARLSGYPLLHKPVAPLALRAAVIRLLGHDPL
- a CDS encoding phasin family protein, whose product is MNQFTPKSIETVAAQAKEQYEGLVKAGQEQTVKQFEQTATAAKEQFEKTAAQLLKSYEDLQATSKANVEALIASSTIAAKGAEDLGREVVAYGQSALDKSITTGKALLAAKTLQEVVELQNDFLKSSFDAMLAETGRLQELTTKVTNEALAPLNARVTATVETFSKPIAA
- a CDS encoding PAS domain-containing sensor histidine kinase — its product is MECDTETCDDGESGRAAAGEVLPDDLCLSAMMRLPVAIALLKAHRDCTGVLTDLEWRSANAAAERLLGASPLAGRRLRGDATDADCPGLFAVLADALHEPVERTVAARRGGIPVRWRVVAAPAPGGLSAILTDLGPEAPSVAEALAESLTAALEHSGESFALFDHDDRLVHANSRLKKIMPALADRLVPGVPFEELARCFALSDPRLTTEEDREAWLKERLERHRRQDPPVAVPLADGRWLLSREHAVPGGVLVHYTDVTTLKLNEERMRVREAEARAARSEAESASRAKSAFLAQMSHELRTPLNAVLGFSEMLLSEPFGPLGNPRYRSYVGDIRDAGSHLLALIDDILELSRLDGVMPMAEEGVDLDALSLKVANALQEVAADGEIRLRREVPADLPLLQGDAQALTQMLTNLLSNAVTHTRPGGEVVLTAQLMPDGGIGLMVADTGVGIPTADLPRILHPFELQDSTIARNSRGTGLGLPIVKRLAEMHGGRLELTSEPGVGTAVVLVFPADRSLPRDRCRPVPLPQIVIPG
- a CDS encoding response regulator yields the protein MPPLHILLAEDETVTRLAARTLLERAGHRVVAVEDGPAAVAAAAQIAFDVILMDLGLPGLPGDEAVRAIRGRPAGSSPRILMLTASITADGRDRCAGCGADGILAKPLQLDSLAAALAGSPQAAAPVDEPDFDESAIATMRDMLPAARAAELIAKTAAVLRHHDRTLGEALRNGDRTTAGAMAHKIAGVSGQYGCLALRRAARALEAALESAVEAALEDGSAADLPRRIAELTDALAPALAFLDRCAAAARG
- a CDS encoding proteasome-type protease; the encoded protein is MTYCLGIKTRDGLIGLSDGRITSGSQLSSARKVTMMGSGGDRFFIMNSGLRSVRDKTLAYLRRDMQKRRGEAYSTMLDAVSAFTACLRQVAAEDKESLEASKLHFNLHAIIGGQLAEDREPYMFLVYPEGNWIEVDERTPYLSIGATAYGKPILDRALTYGTDMQTALKLAYLSFDSTRFSSNDVGFPIDMVSYHAESRSWRQSNYDYDDLSEQRQWWNRNLTELARRMPDGPWVETLVPDSLRPRLITEEPA
- a CDS encoding MmcB family DNA repair protein encodes the protein MSDDLAVPVSDDDSALSAGGAVPIFRGVRRALAIRGYATLTEFRLASGRRADVLAIDESGCILIVEVKSGVPDFRSDQKWQEYREWCDAFYFAVDDGFPTELIPEDCGLMVADAYGAEILREAPVSKLAAARRKTLLLRAAMTGAGRLHRIEDPMFTQASPTV
- a CDS encoding D-alanyl-D-alanine carboxypeptidase family protein, coding for MGRHFLAAAALLGMVAVGSGLSAAEALAAKAAAIVVDARTGQVLIDQDADAIVHPASLTKMMTLYLAFDALEDGRLSLDQQLPVSSFAESMTPTKLGLRAGQTLKVETAILGLVTKSANDAAVVLAEALGGTESRFAEMMTRKARELGMRRTVYRNASGLPNMEQVTTARDYAMLSRALMRDHAKYYPYFSRRNFVYGGRTLANHNHLMSRYEGMDGIKTGYTVASGFNLAASAVRDGRRLVGVVMGGKSAGSRDNKMAALLDQAFGRPSRGRDDGPVMASLDTTRSDAVDGEGDDDDEPVVKARPVRAAVQMAAIPAAPARESKAARDAGSHWGVQVGAFSSRAAGNKAVSQAVKQAPFILRAAKASVVEAKTGKDTVYRARLTGLDEKDARKACAVLTKHGHHCVAVSPGERG